Proteins co-encoded in one Astyanax mexicanus isolate ESR-SI-001 chromosome 1, AstMex3_surface, whole genome shotgun sequence genomic window:
- the LOC107196877 gene encoding fibrous sheath-interacting protein 2 isoform X2, translating to MDDSTQYKKEKIPLSPLMQKRKGAKLFVPAGSSVQCSRGKVGKSLYQALPEFSLQPKLPPWSYHSLHYKHLRTFFKNPAKKKHLVDRGLITEDGQVLCSIREFNQYIDYLKTIDSEWDQALQKQETPEITRTIPSIQVTCIKTQPEKKEQHIKPGSKDQTQTLDSSVLTVEPDDDCVSILSPNLLQRSEELKLIDLEEEEQEESLQIEADVSVETSIKKKINFSGLMEKPIGTKLLVPEGCSMQYYRGKVGKSLYQSAPGFDLRDPHMQQNPWKYSCLHDKHLKKFFNKPGRRKQLIKQGLITEDGHVACSLKEFNQYADYQKYIKPKQQELLLPDVRVSLPPVEEVDTCTLRLEVTSPKSVTTEEPSKDDIPVGPKKIKDLAFFKKAWKAVKRAVTRRSPKISPDS from the exons ATGGACG ATTCAACACAGTATAAAAAGGAGAAAATACCCCTTTCACCTCTAATGCAGAAACGAAAGGGCGCAAAACTGTTTGTTCCTGCTGGAAGTTCAGTGCAGTGCTCTCGGGGTAAAGTGGGAAAGTCT CTCTACCAGGCTTTACCAGAATTCAGCCTACAACCGAAACTGCCCCCTTGGAGCTACCACAGCCTGCACTATAAACACCTGAGGACGTTTTTCAAAAACCCGGCGAAGAAGAAGCATCTTGTTGACAGGGGCTTAATTACTGAGGATGGACAA GTGCTGTGCTCCATTAGGGAGTTTAACCAGTACATAGACTATCTAAAGACCATCGACTCAGAATGGGACCAAGCTCTTCAAAAACAG GAAACACCAGAAATCACCCGGACAATCCCCAGCATTCAGGTGACCTGCATAAAGACGCAGCCGGAGAAGAAGGAGCAGCACATTAAACCAGGCTCAAAAGATCAGACACAAACATTAGATTCATCTGTACTTACAGTAGAACCTGATGATGACTGTGTGAGTATTTTGAGTCCCAATTTATTGCAGAGATCTGAGGAGCTGAAGCTGATAGACctggaggaggaagagcaggaggagagCCTTCAGATCGAGGCCGATGTTTCAGTTGAG ACATCCATCAAGAAGAAAATTAACTTTTCAGGACTAATGGAGAAACCAATAGGCACAAAACTGTTGGTGCCTGAAGGGTGTTCCATGCAGTACTACCGGGGTAAAGTTGGAAAGAGT CTCTATCAGAGTGCACCAGGATTCGATCTGAGAGACCCTCACATGCAACAGAACCCCTGGAAATACTCCTGTCTGCATGATAAACATCTAAAGAAGTTCTTCAACAAGCCTGGGAGAAGGAAGCAGCTCATTAAACAGGGCTTGATTACGGAGGATGGACAT GTGGCGTGCTCCCTTAAGGAGTTTAACCAGTATGCAGACTACCAGAAGTACATCAAGCCAAAACAGCAAGAGCTTCTTCTCCCAGACGTG AGGGTGTCTCTACCACCTGTGGAGGAAGTTGATACCTGCACTCTCAGGTTGGAGGTCACCTCACCCAAATCTGTAACAACAGAGGAACCTTCAAAGGATGACATCCCAGTTG GCCCAAAAAAGATCAAAGACCTGGCCTTCTTCAAGAAAGCATGGAAAGCAGTGAAACGGGCCGTTACCAGGAGAAGCCCCAAGATTTCTCCTGACAGCTAA
- the LOC107196877 gene encoding uncharacterized protein LOC107196877 isoform X1 yields MWIMAVVHFNSTQYKKEKIPLSPLMQKRKGAKLFVPAGSSVQCSRGKVGKSLYQALPEFSLQPKLPPWSYHSLHYKHLRTFFKNPAKKKHLVDRGLITEDGQVLCSIREFNQYIDYLKTIDSEWDQALQKQETPEITRTIPSIQVTCIKTQPEKKEQHIKPGSKDQTQTLDSSVLTVEPDDDCVSILSPNLLQRSEELKLIDLEEEEQEESLQIEADVSVETSIKKKINFSGLMEKPIGTKLLVPEGCSMQYYRGKVGKSLYQSAPGFDLRDPHMQQNPWKYSCLHDKHLKKFFNKPGRRKQLIKQGLITEDGHVACSLKEFNQYADYQKYIKPKQQELLLPDVRVSLPPVEEVDTCTLRLEVTSPKSVTTEEPSKDDIPVGPKKIKDLAFFKKAWKAVKRAVTRRSPKISPDS; encoded by the exons atgtggattatggctgtagttcacttta ATTCAACACAGTATAAAAAGGAGAAAATACCCCTTTCACCTCTAATGCAGAAACGAAAGGGCGCAAAACTGTTTGTTCCTGCTGGAAGTTCAGTGCAGTGCTCTCGGGGTAAAGTGGGAAAGTCT CTCTACCAGGCTTTACCAGAATTCAGCCTACAACCGAAACTGCCCCCTTGGAGCTACCACAGCCTGCACTATAAACACCTGAGGACGTTTTTCAAAAACCCGGCGAAGAAGAAGCATCTTGTTGACAGGGGCTTAATTACTGAGGATGGACAA GTGCTGTGCTCCATTAGGGAGTTTAACCAGTACATAGACTATCTAAAGACCATCGACTCAGAATGGGACCAAGCTCTTCAAAAACAG GAAACACCAGAAATCACCCGGACAATCCCCAGCATTCAGGTGACCTGCATAAAGACGCAGCCGGAGAAGAAGGAGCAGCACATTAAACCAGGCTCAAAAGATCAGACACAAACATTAGATTCATCTGTACTTACAGTAGAACCTGATGATGACTGTGTGAGTATTTTGAGTCCCAATTTATTGCAGAGATCTGAGGAGCTGAAGCTGATAGACctggaggaggaagagcaggaggagagCCTTCAGATCGAGGCCGATGTTTCAGTTGAG ACATCCATCAAGAAGAAAATTAACTTTTCAGGACTAATGGAGAAACCAATAGGCACAAAACTGTTGGTGCCTGAAGGGTGTTCCATGCAGTACTACCGGGGTAAAGTTGGAAAGAGT CTCTATCAGAGTGCACCAGGATTCGATCTGAGAGACCCTCACATGCAACAGAACCCCTGGAAATACTCCTGTCTGCATGATAAACATCTAAAGAAGTTCTTCAACAAGCCTGGGAGAAGGAAGCAGCTCATTAAACAGGGCTTGATTACGGAGGATGGACAT GTGGCGTGCTCCCTTAAGGAGTTTAACCAGTATGCAGACTACCAGAAGTACATCAAGCCAAAACAGCAAGAGCTTCTTCTCCCAGACGTG AGGGTGTCTCTACCACCTGTGGAGGAAGTTGATACCTGCACTCTCAGGTTGGAGGTCACCTCACCCAAATCTGTAACAACAGAGGAACCTTCAAAGGATGACATCCCAGTTG GCCCAAAAAAGATCAAAGACCTGGCCTTCTTCAAGAAAGCATGGAAAGCAGTGAAACGGGCCGTTACCAGGAGAAGCCCCAAGATTTCTCCTGACAGCTAA
- the LOC107196877 gene encoding fibrous sheath-interacting protein 2 isoform X3, which translates to MQKRKGAKLFVPAGSSVQCSRGKVGKSLYQALPEFSLQPKLPPWSYHSLHYKHLRTFFKNPAKKKHLVDRGLITEDGQVLCSIREFNQYIDYLKTIDSEWDQALQKQETPEITRTIPSIQVTCIKTQPEKKEQHIKPGSKDQTQTLDSSVLTVEPDDDCVSILSPNLLQRSEELKLIDLEEEEQEESLQIEADVSVETSIKKKINFSGLMEKPIGTKLLVPEGCSMQYYRGKVGKSLYQSAPGFDLRDPHMQQNPWKYSCLHDKHLKKFFNKPGRRKQLIKQGLITEDGHVACSLKEFNQYADYQKYIKPKQQELLLPDVRVSLPPVEEVDTCTLRLEVTSPKSVTTEEPSKDDIPVGPKKIKDLAFFKKAWKAVKRAVTRRSPKISPDS; encoded by the exons ATGCAGAAACGAAAGGGCGCAAAACTGTTTGTTCCTGCTGGAAGTTCAGTGCAGTGCTCTCGGGGTAAAGTGGGAAAGTCT CTCTACCAGGCTTTACCAGAATTCAGCCTACAACCGAAACTGCCCCCTTGGAGCTACCACAGCCTGCACTATAAACACCTGAGGACGTTTTTCAAAAACCCGGCGAAGAAGAAGCATCTTGTTGACAGGGGCTTAATTACTGAGGATGGACAA GTGCTGTGCTCCATTAGGGAGTTTAACCAGTACATAGACTATCTAAAGACCATCGACTCAGAATGGGACCAAGCTCTTCAAAAACAG GAAACACCAGAAATCACCCGGACAATCCCCAGCATTCAGGTGACCTGCATAAAGACGCAGCCGGAGAAGAAGGAGCAGCACATTAAACCAGGCTCAAAAGATCAGACACAAACATTAGATTCATCTGTACTTACAGTAGAACCTGATGATGACTGTGTGAGTATTTTGAGTCCCAATTTATTGCAGAGATCTGAGGAGCTGAAGCTGATAGACctggaggaggaagagcaggaggagagCCTTCAGATCGAGGCCGATGTTTCAGTTGAG ACATCCATCAAGAAGAAAATTAACTTTTCAGGACTAATGGAGAAACCAATAGGCACAAAACTGTTGGTGCCTGAAGGGTGTTCCATGCAGTACTACCGGGGTAAAGTTGGAAAGAGT CTCTATCAGAGTGCACCAGGATTCGATCTGAGAGACCCTCACATGCAACAGAACCCCTGGAAATACTCCTGTCTGCATGATAAACATCTAAAGAAGTTCTTCAACAAGCCTGGGAGAAGGAAGCAGCTCATTAAACAGGGCTTGATTACGGAGGATGGACAT GTGGCGTGCTCCCTTAAGGAGTTTAACCAGTATGCAGACTACCAGAAGTACATCAAGCCAAAACAGCAAGAGCTTCTTCTCCCAGACGTG AGGGTGTCTCTACCACCTGTGGAGGAAGTTGATACCTGCACTCTCAGGTTGGAGGTCACCTCACCCAAATCTGTAACAACAGAGGAACCTTCAAAGGATGACATCCCAGTTG GCCCAAAAAAGATCAAAGACCTGGCCTTCTTCAAGAAAGCATGGAAAGCAGTGAAACGGGCCGTTACCAGGAGAAGCCCCAAGATTTCTCCTGACAGCTAA